Part of the Arvicanthis niloticus isolate mArvNil1 chromosome 2, mArvNil1.pat.X, whole genome shotgun sequence genome, CTTTTTGTGTGGCCAGGTGGTTTAGAAATGTGTTCTTAGGATAGTTATTATCTGGTTGCCTGCTACTTGATGCCCTGAGATCCTGAAAATTTTGCAAGAAGCACAGAAGCAAAGTACCGTTATCATCAGGGTCAGTTGGGGGCTTCCCAGACCTGGGTTGGTGTCCCTTATTTTGCACTTACAGGTACTCATACAGTTTCCACTGAATGTAGGCAAAAGAATCATATGGAGAGGAAATGATCTTTAGAGAAAATTGAAAGTACTAGAGATTGTCTGCTCTgaagaaaggaagccaggagcactTACTCTGTCTCCATAAGTTAAGGTGGGTGTCTACACCACCATAGGCCACCCTCAGTCTCCACTGCAATCTAAGCCAGGGGAAAAGGATTTCCTTCAGGCCTATAGACTGGCGTCAGTGCTGGGAAAAGCTCTTTTTCTGGATTTACTGTAAAATTCGATCTCTCTGGAACACTCACCACTTTCTAGGTAATAAAATGGGTTTGTTTCGAAAATGCTTATAAGGGTTTCTTTGGAACTTTGAGCCAActgaccctcctgcttccacctccagagCTGGGATACAGCTATGCATCATCCTGCCTGCTTTTATACAGTGCTGGTGATCAAACCCATTACTGCCAGCATTGGGCAAGCTTTATCCCCAGACTATCTTGGGCATTCTTTGTCATAAATGTGTGTACATTTAATCATTAATGGTTGATGATTGGTGGGAGGTAAGAAGTAGAATCTTTTCCTTGAGGTAGCTAGGGCAAattaggagaggaaaaaaaaaaggaatggttGTGAAAGAGTTGAGTAAATACAAATTCATTTATGAATGTGAATTTGGATAGGCTCAGCGGACTCTCTGGGAATGAGGGGGAAAGTTGAAGGCCAGAGGAATCCCTATCTAGGCATGTGAAGTCCTGGATTGCTTCAAAAGCTGTGTGTTTGggaacatattctttttttttttttttttttctttttttttttttttttggatttcagATGTGTACCTGgtaaagtatgtgtatgtgtgttttccaagatggactgagaaaaaaataccCAGAAATCTAAAATACTTAACCCAGCCAAGCCTTTTGAATAAGGGGTTTTTAACCTCTGTGAGTCAAGCCAGTGAGCTAGCAGCCAGGTAAGCTTTGTGGCTGGAATTTAGTAGTGGGGAAGTCAGATCCTACCTAACCCTCCCCCAGGCTTGCAACCTGTTGAGGTAGCATTGCAGCCTGCCTTGTGACTCCCTCCCTTGGTGGAATGTTTGGAAGGCTTGGTCTTTGGGACTTGTTTTGTGGCGCCCTTGTTCAGGAGGTTCTTTGTTGGGAAGGTCTGGACGGACCTCTTCTCCTGACTTGATGGGTCACTTCTGTTCAGAACCTGGAGGTAGccacccaccccccttttttctttttactgatgCTGGAGATTTGCAAATGTTAGGCAAGGAGGTGCTTTCTCTCTGAGGTCCATCCAGAGCATTGTCCTGGTGACTGAATCAGTATACATTCTTTGCCACTCCTGAACAAGCTCGAAGAACAGGTTGGTAAGCTGTGGACTCTTACTAAGGAATGCTTTATCAGTATTACAAAGTTTTCTCCTTAGTTGCTAAAAGTCCATTAATTGAGATACGGGAAGCGCTGACCTATTCCTGTCTCCAGACAGCTGCTCAGAGCAAGGGGTTGTGCCCCCAAGCATGAGTGTGCTTCTGTGAACCCAGCCTGGGCAGTGTAGCATACAGTAGTGGGGTTTGAGGGAGCCTGGTCTGGAGATCCTGCACCCCCATGTTGGAATCCTTGTGGAACCCACCCGGCAGAATCTAGGGAAAGTTTATTCTGCCTGTTGTCTTCTTGCATCCTGGTACTTGGGGATGGCTAGCACTGCCTTCCCTGCTGGGCTTTTGTTCTCACAACACACCTGGTGTGGCTTAGGTCCTCGGTTGAAGTGCCCTCTGCAAACCTCTCAGCCAGCTCGGGTGCTCCTCATCACAGCCTTCTGCTGgccctcccttcccccagctcccCCTGCATTCCACTAGCCCACACTCCAGTTTCTGTCTCTCGTACTTTTATTTTCATCCCTTAGCCTGGTacttattgggggggggggggtggtgtagATGGCctagggctggagaagtggctcagacctaggtttgattcccagcacccacatggtgactcacagttgTTTGTAACTCAGGGTGtctcagaggatctgacaccctgttCTGACTTTGGTGGGTACCAGACACACAGATGGTACACatatgcagtcaaaacactcagTACAcaaaaggtaatttttaaaaaagagaatgggCTTGTATTAAGTGCCTGGTGTATACTCAGCACTCGATACATGTTCTTACTCCTAAAAACAAAGTCTTGCTTTGAAAAGTAAACCGAGCAAGGCTTTTTTCCAGTCTTGGTCAGGTCTCAGCTCTGCTGTGTGGGGCGGACAGCAAGGGTGAAGGTCGTAAGAGGTGCCTGGGTACGAGCCGTAGGTGCTCTGAGTGCTCACAGGAGCACCAGGAAGAGCTAGGGAAGGGTAAATTGGCTAAGGTAGAGGCTTGGACCTTTAAACAAATCCCCTAGAGCCaacagtgtggctcagtgggtgaaggcattTGTTGCCAAGCTTGATAGTCTTGAGTTCAGTGTTCAGAACCCTCATAGCAAAAGTAGAGAGCTAACTCTCCCACAAGATGTCCTCTGGCCACATGTTCTATTGGCGTATGCACTCATACACATCTGTACATaccaaaaaaaatgtttaaagaaagccCCTAAAGACTAGTTGGTATTACATACGGTTACCTTCTAGTTTGTCAGTTTCGTGGAGCAGGACACAGACATTATCAAAGCACAATGCTCTCTGCCCACTCTCCTTGTTTAGGGATCCATAGAtaggaaaggtgcttgctgtcttttctcccttcttcaacCCCTCCCTGCCTGTTGGGGCTTTGCCTCAGTACTGAAGTGTTGGCAGTTTCTGGCCATCAAGAGCTTACCGTCTCTGTTGTTCCTGCCCTAAACTTTGATCTCTAACAGACATGGGAGTCTAGTgcccctcacctccccaccccacagtAGATCTGTGTGCCTTTACAGTTACTGAAGGGGAGCTGGCCGGCTTTGGCCTATGGGTTCTCATGCTGGAGTCATCAGAATTGATAAAGTCAGACCTGGCTTTGAGGTTGAGCTGAGCTGCCATAACCAGATCCTGCCTACAGGGAGTGGGCATGAACCTTTGCTGTGCAGTATTCACTCTGTGTCTCTGGGAGTCTCAAAGATCACACTGTGATCTGTGAGGAGCAGGTGTGGTCTTATAGGACCTGGACAGTATTCGTGCCTCTGGATGGCAGGTGTGACTCCTCAGATGGATGCCAGACCTAAGAACATTCAAAAGCATGCCAGTGCCCAGATGGGTGGAACCCGTTCCCTTTGGTTGTTCACTGTGCTGTCCTTTCTGCCTATGTGTTTCTGTAGTTAAGCAATGTGACTTGAGTACCTGTAGCAAGTGAGGCCAGATTGGCAGGGCTGGCAGCCAGAGCCACTGCTCTCTTAGCAGGTGGTGCAGTGCTTAGTAGGGTTTTAGGGGTACCTTCAGTGGATCCTCAGTCAGATACTGTGTGTAGGCAGAACACCTGCCACTCTGACCTCATCTTGTGCTTGCCCCATCTTTCCTCGGGGTGGACATTTGAGTGTCCTTAACAGAATAGTAGCAGAGCAGAGTGAAAGTGCAGGCTGGATGCTTGGATGCTCAATCCAGGCTGCTCTTGGCTCCTGCTATAGAGAACTAATAATTGGTGCCTCTTCTCCTATggctgggaaagagagaaaaacttcAGTTCTCCACAATGTCTTGCCATTCTTGTCAGTTCTGGGAAGTAAGGTTTAATTTGGTATGTCCATTTCAGACAAGGACACTCTTCCAGTTCAGACACAGGTGAGGTATGCATTTGGGACAGAAgcagctttttttgttgttgttgttgttgttgttgtttttccaaaagttgaaaatagaacccaggaccttatACATGGTTAGACAAGCCTTCTACCATGAAGCTGCATCCCAGTCTGAGAGTCAGGTCTACCTCAGGTCTGTCTGTTTTTCACCAAGAGATTCGAGCAATATAGTACCTTTGCCTGGCTTTACCATAGTAGTCCAGCAGAGCGGTGTCTGTTTTCCCTGGTGCCATCACACGTGTGCATGGAAGGGAGACTTAgttattactctttttttttccagtaagaaGATTCAAGAAAGCCAGTGTTTCTTTTTAGGGGTAGAGCATCTCCAGCCCTAAGACTGAGACCTGGGGCACTGTAGTAAGAGAACCCGGAGTCAGTTCTAAGGATCTCTTCCTAACCAGGGGCAGATTTAGTTTATGGGAGTAATTCATATTATGACCTCAGTCCAGGCCCCTGACCTTTCTTGCTGGAGCCTTCAGCTGGACACGAAGCACTCTGCATGTGCACTCCCTCTATTCTCTGTTCCTAGGGGGATGGCTTCTGctagccccccgcccccccaccctgGGGCAGATCTGAGTCACACTGAAGCCTAGTTCCACTCGCTCACCTTTACACTTCAGACCCCCCTGTGTGGAGCCTTTGATGTACCTAGAGTGGACATCTCTGGCCTGCCAGCTTTGCTGTATGCTCATGGGTATTCTGGATTCAACTTGTGGGGTCTTTGACCTAGAAGCCCTCTGGCCAGCCACTGTCCTTCAGGGCAGCTGTTCAGAGCTGATGACAGTCAGACTGGTTTTCCCCAGTGGAAGCTTGCTTGATACCAGCTCAGTAAAAGGTAATTGCCCTGGGGCTTCCTTCCCAGGCCCATCTCTCAAGGGGCCAGCATGGATATGCAGGGGTAGGCTGTTCCAGAGAGCAGAACAATGCCAAAATACCCCAGCCTCACCACTTATAAGCAATAGAAAGTTCCTGGTTGAATTAGTGTAAATAAGAGGGCCTCCAGGACATCTGTTCTCCTGGAATGGGGGCCAGGCCTACTGTATGCCTGGGATTTCCTTCCCTCAGGTTGGagccttctctcctccctcctccctcctccccccacccccaagctgcAAGCCCCTccacccagccccaccccagggAAAAGCTGCTGCTGAGGTTCTCACAGGTGCTTCAGAGCATGAGTCACAGGCTCTCCAATATCTAGTTGCAGCAGAAGCTGGCTGCAGAGACCCCAAACTTCCTCAAGACAGCCACTGAGGCACCACATGAAAGCTGGAGGTTATTGCACAATGTGCTTTGATGGCCCTGGCAGTCTTTAGCCAGTGACAGGAGGTTTGGCAGATGCAGAGGAGGCTAGCAAGAGGCTCCTGCGCTTGGCTTAGAAATAGGACTTGCTCCCTGATGTCCAGCcctggggggggaaggggggaagcaGAGGTTCCCTGAATACTCAGTGGGAAGTTAAAAATGAAGCCATCTCTACAGGGAACACACAGTCTAAGGAAATCTCCTGAAAGTGGCCACTGCCTTTTCTTCCCACCACTCTGCTTGAAACCTTTAAGGTCCTAAGAGGGAAAGACATCCAAGGACAGTCAGCACACCCATGTAACCAGCAGGCAGCCAGTCTCCTCCCCACCCACAGCCCTTCACTAGCCATGCTACTCAGTCTTGTATCCTTTCCCACCCCCCTTCACCCTGTGCTTCGGATCCATGTGTTCAAAGGCCACAGGACCAGGTGACCTCACCCTTGGCTCccagccattcccaggcccagCTGCTCTGGCAACTTGGGGCCTGTTGAGGGGCTTCAGCCCATGTTTGGCTGTATTGTCAGATCTCTCACTCATCCTTCATCTCTAAGCTCCTCGGGGATGGGGAAGCAGGACCTGGCTTTGGCTGGAAATACAGAtatggctggggtgtggtggtgtTTGCTCTTGGCTGATCCACCTCCGGCACGGGGCACCCTGGTTGGAGAAAAGGGTCTGTGGGTTGTCTGCTCTTGGGTGCTTTTGAAAGTGAAAGGGGCATGCTGGTGAGTATGCTGAGTTACAGTGGTCACTGATTCAAAGCAGAAAAGAGAACTTCACAGAGCCCTGCCATATAGGAATGGATGGATTTGCTTCCTGTAGACTCCAATGTGCCTGGGACCTGGGTTTGGACAGTGGCAGGTCCCCACAAATGGCCATTGTGTCTTCCCTTTCGCAGGTATCCCAGTCCTTTCTCCTTGAGGGTTGTCTACACTGCCCTGTCAGCTGAGTTTTCTCAGCATCCTTGTTATGCTAGTGCAGTGTGTCTATACAGAGAAGGCACCCAGTGAGCCCCATCACTAACCTAAGACCACAGAACTAACTGGGGAAACTTGGCAAAGCCTGGAAGCCTGGAAGTCCTCACGCTTGGGTTTTCAGGGCTAAGTCTCAGCCCATCAAGGACTTCTCCCAGAATGAATAACAACAGTGGGGAAACTTAAGCTGAAAAGCTTGGCCTGCCTGCCCGGTGATGGGGAAGGCTCCTGAGGTGCCTGAGGAGGAGCCTGCACTGTCTGGCACCTCTAGTGTCAGCCGTTGTGCTTTGGATACTGGATTGGAAGTGACCGGCTCTGGAGTCTGGCCACCCTCCCTCACCCTTCAGTTGTGCATTGCCTTCACTATAAGAGTGCAGTGCATGGCTCAGACAGCTCTGTCTGGCCTTTGTCACTTAGAACTTAGGATCAGGCTGCCCCACATGTGTACAAAGCTGAAGTTAGGGATCATGCCTGGTCACGGGTATCCTTGGGCTTCCTGAGGCAGTCTCCCTTACTCTTTGTGCCTACTACCTAACACCTTGCCTATcaagggaaactgaggaaaggGCAGAACTTAGAAGGACCACTGCTTCGTCTCCTTACTGGCTCTGATCAGAGCCTAGTATCCTTTATTGATAGTGGTTCTCTGAGCTGCCTTTTTCTAAAATCTGAACCAAGTTTTTGGGGCCTGCTTCCTAGGGCACACTCAGGCCTCATGTTTCTTAGGGCTTTTCTGGAAAGATTCAGTTATGGTCCTCTTGCTTTATGTGTCATGGTATGTATCATGATAGAATGAATTTGCCCTTCCCCTGCCCAGCAGGCAGGCTCTCCCACTCAACACCTCTGCCcatctctttttcctcctgtGGCCAGTCTCAGAAGGCCAGGTTTGAGGGAGGAGTTGGTAGTGCTTTGGTCATGTTTCTGAAATGCTCCTACCACCTAGCCCTGTTCTGGCTGTGTTCTCAGAGCCCCTCTTTTCAAagtgaggagaaaagaagaggtcTGGTTGTCGCTTTCGCTCCTCCTGTGCCTTGGTGCTGTTATCTGCGGCACTCCCCAGGCTTGCCAGACTTAATTCATGGCGACTCCATgctagaaggagagaaggggagcaAGTCCTTGGACAGCTACTGAGAGTCTGACTGTGTGCATCTGGAAGGCTGGTCCTAGGAAATTATGAGCTGGAGGACAAGAGCAGGAGTGAGCCACAGTCGATTCAGGTGAGGGTGGATAGGCCGCAGTGGAGGAAGAGGGGGCAGTGACCAGGTCTTCTCATTGCCTGCCTTCTGTCCTGCAGCTTGGAGGGATTCCATGACACACACTCGGAGGAAGTCCCTTCCTATGCTAAGTTCCGGCCCCACTGGCCGAGGGGAGCCCCTGCAGATGGAAGACAGCAATATGGAGCAGGGGGCTGAAGACGTGGAGCCAGGCATGCCTGCGAGCCCTGGGCACCTTACAGGACGACGTAAGAACTACCCATTGCGCAAACGTTCACTAGTCCCAGAGAAGCCCAAAGCCTGCAAAGTGCTGCTGACTCGCCTGGAGAATGTGGCTGGTCCACGCAGTGCAGACGAGGCGGATGAGCTGCCCCCGGACCTGCCCAAGGCCCCTAGTCCAACCCCGTCCAGTGAGGATGCTGGTCTTGTCCAGCCCCGCAAGCGGCGCCTCGCCTCCCTGAATGCAGAGGCCCTGAATAATCTGCTGCTGGAGAGGGAGGACTCCAGTAGCCTGGCAGGTGCCCGCCGAAGCAGAGGTGGGGACCCTCACCGTAGCCGGGACCGGGCCACAGGGTCCTGGTCTTTCTCTAAGAAGCGACCTCGGCTGGGAGATCTTGGAGAAGGAAGTAGGGACCTGTCCCCAGAGCTAGCCCCAGATGAAGGTACCCGTCGAGATGGAGACCCAGCTCCCAAGAGACTGGCTAGCCTAAATGCTGCTGCCTTCTTAAAACTCAGCCAGGAGCGGGAGCTACCTCTTCGATCTTCTCGTGCccaagcagaagcagatggacGCTCCACTGAGCCCCTGGCACCCAAGACCCTGCGGCCAAAGGTCAATGGCAAGAACTGTCCCAAGGCTCGGCAAGGGACTGGCTCTGGGGAGGCTACAGGGCCCCCCAACTGGCAAGAGCAGCCTGATGAGCGTTGGCCATCTGCTCCTCCTCGTGGGCCACCCATccagccatctcaccaggccccAGGCAAGGCTCTGGAGAACCCCTTGCGCCCCAACCTGCCTCTGCTGATGGGTGGGCAGGCAGCCCTGAAGCCAGAGCCTGGGCGTCCAGGCGAGGAGTCACCTGCCCCCAAGCAGGAACTACATCAGCCCTCCTTCCCTGCACCTCAGCTGTCTCCGCTGCCGTTGCCGGGCAACCCAGCCGACTATAGTGGTCCATGTGGAGGGCCTGAGCTCACTGCACTGGGCAGCTTCTACCTGTACTGTGGCCAAGATGGGCTGCAGTGTGGAGGTTACTCTCCTTGCCCCATGCTTCCAGAAGGCAAGCTATCTCCGGTGGCAGGCCCCAATGAGGGGCTGCTCATGGCCCCAAGTTCAGTGCCCTCCAGCGTCCCTTTCCAGCACCCTCCTTGGAGTGCATCTCGCTACTGCTCCGGTGAGGACACTGGAACGAATGGCTACAGCATCTGTGGagtgctgcctctgtctctcacacacattgGCACTACCTGTGGTGGCTGCCCCTACAAAATGCCTTTTACCGCAGGTAAGCCTTGTGGGGACACGTGACTAGGTGGGGTTTAAGACATGGCGTCCCAGGAGGCTGCTGGACAAGGGCTCTGTTGGGATTATGTACTACCTGGGAGGCTGGGAACTTTGAGAAGGGAGGTTTCTACTCATTTAGGCAATGTTGTCAGCCTAGGAACAGTCCCAGGAAAGTGCCCCATGTTTAGCTCTTAGGGCCTGCTTTGCCTAGACTGTCAGTGAGATTTTTCAGCTTGGAAGTAATTGACATTGCCATGGAATGGGACAAAAAGGTCTTTCCTCCCACATTGGGATTCCCCTTAGACGCCTAGGTACAGGAGTTAGGGCCTTCTGTAAGCCCTGAGGTACAGGTCTATAAGCTCAGCTCCACTGAAGGCTGAATCATGCTTTAAGGCCAGCTAGGGTTacagaaagagaccctgtctctaacaaaaatagaaaaaggcCTGGGCTTAGCCATGATAGGAATGTTGACTTAATATATATGCATGGGATTTATTCCCCAATCCTGGGGGAGGAAGAATCAAACTAGGATCTTACCAAGCCATTCTCATGTGCCTTCTTCTGTCCTGGACTCCCTCTTCCCTTGGAGAGCTGCCATTCTTCATGTTCCAGGAGTCCAGACTGTCTACATAGGAAGGTTATGGACTCAGGAAGTTATACCAGGGGTAGTGGGAGTTTTGCTGTAGTGTATGGCTTTGAAAAAGACAAGGTGCACAAGCATGGCATGTGTGAATAATTGTGTGTAGACAGGGTATGTGGGCATACCAGCGGTGTTCTCCACTGTTGTCACAGTGGGCTCAGACACCAGAATGGCTCGTGCCCAGCACAAATAGCACTGGACTGAAAAGGCTGTCCCCGGCTTCTGGGTAGAAATGAGGTGACTAAAGCCATCCTGACCAGCAGGTCTACCCTGTGTGAATGGTGAGGGCTgggccttctctactctcttctttcctctccccacacCCCTTCATGTAGGGGTCTATAAAACAGCTTTATAGCCCACTTGGCTCTTGCCAGACTGGTTATGTCAGGTTCTAGCATGAATTGGAGTCCTAAGAAACAAGAGCAGGCTGGTTCTTGGCTTTTCCTCTTAGACCCTCACCCTGATAAGTAAGACTACCAATAAGCACTGTGTTCCAAGAACCATTCTCAGTGCTTGACACACAGGTTGCAAATTGTGTAATTAGGCAGACTAGCCAAACTACCTGGATTGAAATGCCCCCCAACCCCTGTGACCATTGGATGAGCCAGTGACTGCTCTGTTTCCTTCATTGTAAAGTGGTAGTGATAGTACCTAACCTCAGGGGTGTCATAAGGTGAAATGAGTTAATATGTAAATAAGGAAAACAGTCAGGAAATTCTGCGTCATACTTGAAAGCACTACTTAACATTTCTCAGAGGGGCCAGAGTGACTTGCCTGAGGTCACATGGCTGGTAAGTGGTAGGTGTGGGACTCATATTCTAGTCTGTCTGACTCCAGAACCCCCTGCTTCTCAGTCCTGTGAAAACCCTAGAGAAGCTTAAGTCAGAGCTAACGAAGATGTTTTTGCCGTCACTCCGTCCAGTTAGAAGGGAACACATAAATGTCTGCAGCCCAGTTTCTAAGGTGAAGAAAGGGCCCTGTCCCATCTGCCACCTCTCTGGCCATTGAATTGTGCCTTAGAACTAAGTGAGTCTTGAGACCTGAAAGCAGATCCTCGAGGGGTCACCATTGATCCTACCTGCCTTGACTCACTCTCCTTTTTCTAGAAGGCTGCAGGTCGCTCGGCCAATTGGAATTTCCTCTCCCAGAAGCTGGCCACCCAGCCTCACCTGCTCACCCCCTCTTGGGATGCCCTGTACCCAGTGTGCCACCTGCAGCAGAGCCTATCCCCCATCTTCAGACGCCCATCTCGGAGCCCCAGACAGTAGCCCGGGCGTGCCCTCAGAGCGCCAAGCCTCCGAGCGGCTCCAAGTCAGGTCTGCGCACAGGCTCCAGCTGCCGGCACACTGTGAGAAGCAAGGCTGCCCGCAGGCCCAGCCACCCCAAGCAGCCACGTGCCCAGCGCCCACGTCCTCGCCGCCGCCGGCGCCGCCGCACTAATGGCTGGGTGCCTGTAGGTGCTGCCTGTGAGAAGGCAGTGTATGTCCTGGTGAGTGTTAGCTCTTAGCTGATGGGAACAGGTGGGGTCCATAGGGCACAGGACACATAATAAGATTGGGTCTGGCTACTCTGTTCACTTCAGGAACCAATCATGTTGCTCTCAGCACCCCCCTCTGCCCCTTCCCTGAGTCCTGGATCACATGCCCTGGTGGTTTCTGTTTGTCACTTATTCTCAGTGCCCTAAGTCTTTGGCTTCTTATCCCCATCCAGTCCACCTTCCACCCTACTCAAAAATGGGGTCTTTGGAGAGAATGTGTAGGAAGAGTTTGGGTGGACACAGAAAGTTAAGTGATAGAACACTGGGCGGTGGAAGCAGTATCAACCCAAATGGATTGAGTACTTCTGAAATCAACAGTAGAACTAAGCCGAGCGCTCTGCATGCTGCAGGCTCT contains:
- the Bahd1 gene encoding bromo adjacent homology domain-containing 1 protein isoform X4, with translation MTHTRRKSLPMLSSGPTGRGEPLQMEDSNMEQGAEDVEPGMPASPGHLTGRRKNYPLRKRSLVPEKPKACKVLLTRLENVAGPRSADEADELPPDLPKAPSPTPSSEDAGLVQPRKRRLASLNAEALNNLLLEREDSSSLAGARRSRGGDPHRSRDRATGSWSFSKKRPRLGDLGEGSRDLSPELAPDEGTRRDGDPAPKRLASLNAAAFLKLSQERELPLRSSRAQAEADGRSTEPLAPKTLRPKVNGKNCPKARQGTGSGEATGPPNWQEQPDERWPSAPPRGPPIQPSHQAPGKALENPLRPNLPLLMGGQAALKPEPGRPGEESPAPKQELHQPSFPAPQLSPLPLPGNPADYSGPCGGPELTALGSFYLYCGQDGLQCGGYSPCPMLPEGKLSPVAGPNEGLLMAPSSVPSSVPFQHPPWSASRYCSGEDTGTNGYSICGVLPLSLTHIGTTCGGCPYKMPFTAEGCRSLGQLEFPLPEAGHPASPAHPLLGCPVPSVPPAAEPIPHLQTPISEPQTVARACPQSAKPPSGSKSGLRTGSSCRHTVRSKAARRPSHPKQPRAQRPRPRRRRRRRTNGWVPVGAACEKAVYVLDEPEPAIRKSYQAVERRGETIRVRDTVLLKSGPRKTSTPYVAKISALWENPESGELMMSLLWYYRPEHLQGGRSPSMHEPLQNEVFASRHQDQNSVACIEEKCYVLTFAEYCRFCAMAKRRGEGLPSRKTALVPPSADYSTPPHRTVPEDTDPELVFLCRHVYDFRHGRILKNPQ
- the Bahd1 gene encoding bromo adjacent homology domain-containing 1 protein isoform X3, with product MGKLAWRDSMTHTRRKSLPMLSSGPTGRGEPLQMEDSNMEQGAEDVEPGMPASPGHLTGRRKNYPLRKRSLVPEKPKACKVLLTRLENVAGPRSADEADELPPDLPKAPSPTPSSEDAGLVQPRKRRLASLNAEALNNLLLEREDSSSLAGARRSRGGDPHRSRDRATGSWSFSKKRPRLGDLGEGSRDLSPELAPDEGTRRDGDPAPKRLASLNAAAFLKLSQERELPLRSSRAQAEADGRSTEPLAPKTLRPKVNGKNCPKARQGTGSGEATGPPNWQEQPDERWPSAPPRGPPIQPSHQAPGKALENPLRPNLPLLMGGQAALKPEPGRPGEESPAPKQELHQPSFPAPQLSPLPLPGNPADYSGPCGGPELTALGSFYLYCGQDGLQCGGYSPCPMLPEGKLSPVAGPNEGLLMAPSSVPSSVPFQHPPWSASRYCSGEDTGTNGYSICGVLPLSLTHIGTTCGGCPYKMPFTAEGCRSLGQLEFPLPEAGHPASPAHPLLGCPVPSVPPAAEPIPHLQTPISEPQTVARACPQSAKPPSGSKSGLRTGSSCRHTVRSKAARRPSHPKQPRAQRPRPRRRRRRRTNGWVPVGAACEKAVYVLDEPEPAIRKSYQAVERRGETIRVRDTVLLKSGPRKTSTPYVAKISALWENPESGELMMSLLWYYRPEHLQGGRSPSMHENEVFASRHQDQNSVACIEEKCYVLTFAEYCRFCAMAKRRGEGLPSRKTALVPPSADYSTPPHRTVPEDTDPELVFLCRHVYDFRHGRILKNPQ
- the Bahd1 gene encoding bromo adjacent homology domain-containing 1 protein isoform X1; its protein translation is MGKLAWRDSMTHTRRKSLPMLSSGPTGRGEPLQMEDSNMEQGAEDVEPGMPASPGHLTGRRKNYPLRKRSLVPEKPKACKVLLTRLENVAGPRSADEADELPPDLPKAPSPTPSSEDAGLVQPRKRRLASLNAEALNNLLLEREDSSSLAGARRSRGGDPHRSRDRATGSWSFSKKRPRLGDLGEGSRDLSPELAPDEGTRRDGDPAPKRLASLNAAAFLKLSQERELPLRSSRAQAEADGRSTEPLAPKTLRPKVNGKNCPKARQGTGSGEATGPPNWQEQPDERWPSAPPRGPPIQPSHQAPGKALENPLRPNLPLLMGGQAALKPEPGRPGEESPAPKQELHQPSFPAPQLSPLPLPGNPADYSGPCGGPELTALGSFYLYCGQDGLQCGGYSPCPMLPEGKLSPVAGPNEGLLMAPSSVPSSVPFQHPPWSASRYCSGEDTGTNGYSICGVLPLSLTHIGTTCGGCPYKMPFTAEGCRSLGQLEFPLPEAGHPASPAHPLLGCPVPSVPPAAEPIPHLQTPISEPQTVARACPQSAKPPSGSKSGLRTGSSCRHTVRSKAARRPSHPKQPRAQRPRPRRRRRRRTNGWVPVGAACEKAVYVLDEPEPAIRKSYQAVERRGETIRVRDTVLLKSGPRKTSTPYVAKISALWENPESGELMMSLLWYYRPEHLQGGRSPSMHEPLQNEVFASRHQDQNSVACIEEKCYVLTFAEYCRFCAMAKRRGEGLPSRKTALVPPSADYSTPPHRTVPEDTDPELVFLCRHVYDFRHGRILKNPQ
- the Bahd1 gene encoding bromo adjacent homology domain-containing 1 protein isoform X2 codes for the protein MGKLAWRDSMTHTRRKSLPMLSSGPTGRGEPLQMEDSNMEQGAEDVEPGMPASPGHLTGRRKNYPLRKRSLVPEKPKACKVLLTRLENVAGPRSADEADELPPDLPKAPSPTPSSEDAGLVQPRKRRLASLNAEALNNLLLEREDSSSLAGARRSRGGDPHRSRDRATGSWSFSKKRPRLGDLGEGSRDLSPELAPDEGTRRDGDPAPKRLASLNAAAFLKLSQERELPLRSSRAQAEADGRSTEPLAPKTLRPKVNGKNCPKARQGTGSGEATGPPNWQEQPDERWPSAPPRGPPIQPSHQAPGKALENPLRPNLPLLMGGQAALKPEPGRPGEESPAPKQELHQPSFPAPQLSPLPLPGNPADYSGPCGGPELTALGSFYLYCGQDGLQCGGYSPCPMLPEGKLSPVAGPNEGLLMAPSSVPSSVPFQHPPWSASRYCSGEDTGTNGYSICGVLPLSLTHIGTTCGGCPYKMPFTAGCRSLGQLEFPLPEAGHPASPAHPLLGCPVPSVPPAAEPIPHLQTPISEPQTVARACPQSAKPPSGSKSGLRTGSSCRHTVRSKAARRPSHPKQPRAQRPRPRRRRRRRTNGWVPVGAACEKAVYVLDEPEPAIRKSYQAVERRGETIRVRDTVLLKSGPRKTSTPYVAKISALWENPESGELMMSLLWYYRPEHLQGGRSPSMHEPLQNEVFASRHQDQNSVACIEEKCYVLTFAEYCRFCAMAKRRGEGLPSRKTALVPPSADYSTPPHRTVPEDTDPELVFLCRHVYDFRHGRILKNPQ